The nucleotide window AGGTTAAGAAGAGCTGGAAAAGTAAAGGTGCCAATAAAGACAGTGTCAAAAGCGGACTTTTGTTCCAGGCATCTGTACCGATAGTGTCTTTCATTAGGTTTGGAATATGCCCAACATCTAAATCGAAAATCCTGAACAGCGTAAtcaacagacagaagcacaaTGTTTTCTTCCACCGGCACTGCAAAGGCAGTACGAGGGAATGCCTTCTCACAGATGGGCTGGTGGAGATTGCGTGGTACTGGCCAGGTGGAATGGAAGACGACGTTCTTAACAGCTGCGTGGCGTTCACTAATCTGCACGGCGACGCCAGCAACCACAAGGAGCAGATCGCGTTTCTGCAGGAAGTCAGTGCTGTTATCGTGGTTCTGGTTTCGGAATCCTCTTTGAATGACACCAGAAAAGAGAccctctcttctctcctcaAGAGCTCCACACCGGTCATCTGTCTctttgcagaaaaagaaaaggttgcTCACAGACCTAATCCAACTAAGGTGAAACTTGCAGTTCACAATAAGAATGAAGCCCAGTTAACAGATGAAATCATTTCTCACATCAAACATTTTCTAGGTACTAAGGATAAAAAGTGCTCTTTAAAAGCCTGCATAGAAGTAGCCAGACGACATAGCATTGTAACAGATGAAGTCAATGAGAAATGCAGAGAAGGTCATGAAATTGCCCAGAGACTTATGGATCTAATAAAGAAAGAAGACCTGGCCAATGTGAAAAGGACATTTCTACCATTACAAGGTGATCTCTGGTATGAATGGTGCAGGAAAGATAAAGAGTCTTATCGACTACAGTCTAGTGCCTTTACCAGTATTGAGCAGCAAAAGAGTAAAATCCAAGCTAAGAAAGAAGACTTACGCAAAGAACAGCTGGGCAAAGCTTTCCCTCTCAACAACCTCATGAGATCCTTCCTGGAGTGTCTCGGCTCCTCTTCACTTTCTCCggacactaaactgtacatGCTACAGTGGTTAGGAACACTCCTGGATGATCTTACCACAGATTCACTCACTAAACTTCAGCGCTCTACTACTCAACATGGGTGGACATGAAATCGCAGCGCACCTCAAACGGAGGCGATGAAAGTCAATTGCAAAAGACAGCAGAGAATATATCTCGGGAACTCGATGCTTCAAACTTTGGCCTTCAGCATTTGTTGCGAGAAGTCAGTCAGATCTATGAAGCTTTGAAAATGTCACCAGATATGGCAGATGAAAAACAGTATCTTACTGCTCTTCCAGGGATAGGGGCTGAAATGTTGATCGCAGGATATCCTCTTGAACTGATGGATGGGGATGCTTCCTACGTCCCTCTTGGATGGATCGAAGCAGTGCTGGACAAACTGATCCATAAAGTTGGTGACAAACAGATATTTGTTCTGTCCATTCTTGGTGTTCAAAGCTCTGGCAAGTCCACATTACTGAACACTATGTTTGGTCTTCACTTTCCAGTGAGTGCAGGAAGATGCACAAGAGGAGCATTCATGCAGTAAGTGACAGTGGATCAAAAGATCAGAGATGAGTTGCAGTATGACTTTGTCCTAATAGTGGACACAGAAGGCCTTCGATCACCGGAGATTAATAATGCAACTGCACTGGCCCATGACAATGAACTCGCTACATTTATCGTTGGAATAGCTGATGCAACCCTAATTAACATCATGGGAGAGAGCTTACTGGATATGCAAGATATTCTTCAGATTTGTGTCCAGGCTTTTATGAGGATGAAGAGAGTCAGTATCACTCCAAGCTGCCTTTTTGTGCATCAAAATGTTGCAGAACCATCTGCCAGTGAAGACAATATGACAGGAAGGATGCGCCTACAGGAGACACTGGATGAAATGGCTCGCATTGCAGCCAGTGAAGAAGGGTTTGATGCTACAAGTTTTAATGACATCATTCAATTTGACATAACAAAGCACGTTTACTTTTTCAAAAATCTTTTTGAAGGAAACCCATCAACAGCACCTCCCAACCCAAGCTACAGCGAAAACGTCCAAGAACTGAAGAGCACAATACTCGGAATAAGAGAATGGAAGTCGGACTGTAGATTTGCTTCTATCTCAGAAATGAAATTGCGGATAGTGGCCATGTGGAATGCACTGCTAGGGGAAAACTTTGTTTTCAGCTTTCGAAACAGTTTGGAAGTCATGGTTTATAAGAGGTTAGAAGTAAATTGTGGTAATTGGACATGGCAGCTGAGAAAATGTGGTCTTGACCTGCAAAGGACACTGCGGCACCAAATCATGAGTGATCAAGTGCAAGCAGTAGACAGCTCAAGCATTAAAAAGTCGTTTGAGCAGCAGGCAAAAGCCATTTCAGAAGAAACTGAAGAGTACTTTAAAAAGGAGAAATATCCACATATATTGAATCAGTGGAAAAATAACTTTGATTTCAGATTACAGACAGTGAAAGAGGAGCTCATCGAGGACACCCAGAGGAGATGTAAAAAATGGATTGCACAACGT belongs to Lepisosteus oculatus isolate fLepOcu1 chromosome 14, fLepOcu1.hap2, whole genome shotgun sequence and includes:
- the LOC138243387 gene encoding interferon-induced very large GTPase 1-like, with the translated sequence MNNELTEVEGVMSQVLSAYIGFRKDFKDVTMLSNTLREAYKSITNLSPETLWEEELSFYYLYKLMMLDYRARSVLCVKEKGQPHHKSAEVSCDVDDFVGDTNVCDDDTEEELQIHPMDIQMAVFLCASDFLRQWMCMKLTKCQYALPLLVPDPRNNTTEFPMWAFQQVKKSWKSKGANKDSVKSGLLFQASVPIVSFIRFGICPTSKSKILNSVINRQKHNVFFHRHCKGSTRECLLTDGLVEIAWYWPGGMEDDVLNSCVAFTNLHGDASNHKEQIAFLQEVSAVIVVLVSESSLNDTRKETLSSLLKSSTPVICLFAEKEKVAHRPNPTKVKLAVHNKNEAQLTDEIISHIKHFLGTKDKKCSLKACIEVARRHSIVTDEVNEKCREGHEIAQRLMDLIKKEDLANVKRTFLPLQGDLWYEWCRKDKESYRLQSSAFTSIEQQKSKIQAKKEDLRKEQLGKAFPLNNLMRSFLECLGSSSLSPDTKLYMLQWLGTLLDDLTTDSLTKLQRSTTQHGWT